The nucleotide window GAGGCCATCGACGCCGTCTTTCCCGTGTTCTTCGATGCAACGAGACGCCGCTTCCAGAGCCAGGGTCAGAGAGTCTTCATCGAAATAAATCGCCGCCCGTTCGCCCTTCCCCGCCCGCTTCGCCCACGCCTGACCGATCTTCTCACGTTCGAGGCGACAAAAAGGGACATGATACCCACAACTGGTAATGCCGATCATACAGAATTGCTCCATTGAGAGATTGAATCATTGAAGGACGGAGTGATTGAGCCATGCAAAGGTCGATCATTTTACTATTGGTTCAATGACTCAATAGCCCGACGATTCAATGCGTCAATCCCGCCAGCCGCACGCGTTCCAAAATCGTCCGTGCCCGCGTCAAATGCGGCACATCCACCATTTGCCCCTTGAAACTAAAGGCCATCTTGCCGGCCTTGCGATTCTCTTCAAAGGCGGCGAGCAACTCTTTGCTCTCGGCAATCTCGTCAGCCGAGGGCGTAAAGATCTCGTTCACGACCTCAATCTGGCTGGGATGGATCGTGATCTTCCCGGTGAAGCCCATCCAGGCACCTTCCAAGCAATCGCGGCGCAAGCCTTCGGTATCTTTGATATCGACAAAGACGGTATCCAGGGGTTGGACATCGGCAGCCGTCGCGGCCAGGAGCGTCATAATGCGCGCATAACGAAAGACTTCGAGGAATTGACCGTGCTCGTTACGATTGCGCCGCGCGCCGATCGACGCCGAGAGATCCTCAGCGCCCCACGACAAGGAGTCCACACGAGGGCAGGCACCGAAGTCGCGGATATTGAGCAGCCCTTGCGGCGTCTCGGTGGCCAACACTACGAGCTTCACTTCCCCGGGCGGATGGCCGTATTCGCG belongs to Deltaproteobacteria bacterium and includes:
- a CDS encoding CoA ester lyase, with product MSRLRRAVHFVPGANEKMLQKSLALPADSLVLDLEDAVTPENKDSARAIVTRWLKEVDFGRQERMVRMNPLDTPWGVKDLEVTMQGKPDSYLVPKVRTKDDLLKIDTIISRMEREYGHPPGEVKLVVLATETPQGLLNIRDFGACPRVDSLSWGAEDLSASIGARRNRNEHGQFLEVFRYARIMTLLAATAADVQPLDTVFVDIKDTEGLRRDCLEGAWMGFTGKITIHPSQIEVVNEIFTPSADEIAESKELLAAFEENRKAGKMAFSFKGQMVDVPHLTRARTILERVRLAGLTH